Genomic segment of Cloacibacillus sp.:
CTCCGCCACCGCGGAGATAATTACCGCGTTGCTTTCGGCCTACGGCAAAGGCATCACCGAGGGGGAGGCCTCTGCGCTCTACACGGCGCTGGTGACCGATAACGGCAACTTTCGTTACAACTCGACCTCGGTGGAGAGCCACGGCTGCGCGCAGCTCCTGCTCGAAGCTGGGGCGAAGCCGACGGAGATCGACGACCGCATCAACGAAAATATGACTGATAAAATTTTGCATCTCTGGGGGCTTGCCTTTTCTCGCACCGAGCTCTTTGCCGGCGGTAAATGCGCCCTATTCTGGCTCCGCGGCTTTGAGATCGACGGTGCGGATGCCGACTCCAACGCTCTTGACGGCCTCATCAACATGCTGATGCGTATCAAAGGCGTAAAGGTGGCGCTCTTCCTCGCGGAGAAAAACGGCAATAATAAGCTCAGCGTGAGAAGCCGCGCCCCCTACAGCGCGCGCGGTCTTGCCGCCTGCTTTGGCGGCGGCGGACATTTGAACGCCGCTGGCGCTAAAATTTCCGGCGATTTTGAGGATACACTCGCGTCGGTAAAAAAAGAGGCTGAAAAGTATGTTGCTTTCGGGAATACTTCCGCTCAATAAACCGGCGGGACTCAGAAGCACCTACTGTGTGCAGAGGGTGCGCGGTATCCTTGGTAAAAAGATAAAGACGGGACACGGCGGTACTCTCGATTCCACCGCCTCCGGCCTCCTGCTCGTGCTTGTGGGACAGGCGACGCGCCTCTCGAACTTTGTCATGGAGCTGCCCAAACGCTACGAGGCGGAGATCGCCTTCGGCGCCGCCACCTCGACCGACGACATGAGCGGCGAGGTGACGGCGCGCGCGCCGTGGAGGCATATTACCGACGAGCTTATAGATTCGGCGCTATGTGGCTTTATGGGCTGGCGCATGCAGTCTCCGCCAGCGGTCTCCGCCGTCCACATCGACGGTGAACGTGCCCACGCTCTGGCGCGCGGCGGCAGGGCGGTCATACCCGAGGCCAAGCCTGTCTGTTTTACGAAAATATCTCGCCTCTCCCCATTGGACGATAATGGCAGGGTGAAGTTACGCGTCGACTGCAGGAAGGGGACCTACGTCCGCAGCTTTGCCCGCGACCTCGGCGAACGCCTTGGCTCGCTGGCCCATATCATCAGCCTCGTGAGGGTATCGAGCGGCCCCTTTTCCATTGAAAGGGCTAAAGAGGCGGAAGTGCTTTTTGAAATGTCCCGAGAAGAGCTTGCCGCGGAGCTGATCCCCGCCGCCAGCCTCTGTGAACTCTTTCCCGGTTACGAGGCGGACGGCGATTCCTTTGAGCGGCTGAGCCATGGACAAAAGATAACGCTCGCGGGATTGAAACGCCGCCCGCTCATACAGACCGCGCCGCTTGCCGGCAGGCTGGTCGTCGCCTCGGAGAAAATATTCTCCATCTGCGCGGTCTCCCCCTGCGGGGTGACCTTTGAGCTGGCGCCGGAGGTCAACATAATAATCCAGGGAGGCGGCGCAGAATGATATACGCGCTTGGAGCCTTCGACGGCTTTCACCTCGGACACCGCCGGCTTCTTGAAATGGCGAAGCGGGAATCCGCGCAAAGAGATACCGGCTGGGGGGTAATCACCTTTGAGGGGCATCCGCGGATGCTTCTTAACCGCGACAACTTCAAACTGCTCTTTACGCCGCCAGAGCGGGATCTGATCGCCCGCTACCTCGGCATACCGCGCATTGAGAAGATACACTTCACGCATGAATTCGCGGCGCTTGAGCCGCGTGAATTTGTGGACTACATCGCGGAAAAATACAACGTTGATGGCCTTGTCATCGGCGAGAACTTTCGCTTTGGCAGAGGGCGCTCCGGCACTCCCGCCGTGCTTGCCGAACTTGCGCGGGAACGCGGCTGGTCGCTAGACGTCATACCATCCTACAAGGTCGAGGGGCGGGTGGTGAGCAGCACCGCGACGAGAGAGGCCGTCCTGGCCGGCGAAATGACGCTGGCCTCCGAGCTCCTGGGCTATCCCTTCATTATCAGCGGCAGGGTGGTGCAGGGTGAGGCGCGGGGGCGGCTGCTCGGATACCGCACCGCGAATATCTCCGTCAAAGAGGGCAAGATATATCCTCCGCACGGTGTCTACGCGGCAATCTCATATATAGAGGGGGAGTGGCGCGGCGTCGCGCTCAACATAGGCAGCAACCCGACCTTTGACGACGTGCGCCGCGCGCCGCGCTGCGAGGCGCACGTGATAGACTTTCACTACGGTCTCTACGACAGTCTGATGAGGCTCTTTATCATCGGACGCATCCGCGGCGAGAAAAAGTTTGCCTGTGCGGAAGAGCTTGTCGGACAGATCGGCGCCGATGTGGAGGCCTGCTCGGCCCGCTGTGAGAGATACATCGCGGAAAAGGACGCCGAACTCGGTAATTTTGCTTCGGTTCTTTGACAGTATCGGGGCGCTAGCGTATCATAACTAAGTTATAAACAAAGTGTATTATTTTTGAGGAGGAAGATTTCCCTTGCTGAGAACTATGCGGAACTATACCAAAGTAATAATGATAATAGTGATACTATTCTTCGTGGCCTCATGCTTCGCGGGGTACGGGCTCTATACCCGCGGCAACAGGGGCGGCGGAGACGGGATGCACGATTATCCCGTGGCGGAGGTCAACGGCCGGAATGTTATGCGTTCCGAGCTTGAAAAGGGCGCGGCGCAGATCTCCGAGCAGTACGGCAACAATGTCAGCTCGGCGGACATCCCCCAGATCAGAAGGGCCGCTCTTGACGGCATTATCATTCAGGGCGAGCTGCAGAAGGAGATCTCCAACAGAAAGATAGACGTTCCCAACGACGAGATAAACGCGGCATACACCAGGGCGATGGACAGCTATCCCACGCGCGAGGAATTTATGGAATTCATCAAGCGCAGCGGGCTCACAGAAAAACAGATAAAAGAGGATATCAAAAAGCAGCTCCAGATGCAGAAGCTCATGGAGTCGCTCGAAAAAGATGTCGCGGTGGACGACAAGGAGGTTCGCGCCTTCTACGACACGGCGAAGAATTTCCTCTATAAGCAGCCCGCGGGCGTGATGGTCAACATCGCCACCTTCAAGGACAAGGCGGCTGCCGAAGCGGCGCAGAAGGCCATCGCCGGCGGCGCGAAGTGGGATGCCGAGATAGAGAAATACAAAAACGACATCGAGATGGCGACCTCCTATGACAAGCCGACGATCATAACCGACCAGATGCTGCAGCAGAAAGAACTCGCCGTCCTCAAGGATTACCCGATGAATAAGGTAACGCCAGTTGAGAGCGCGGGAGAGAGCCACAGCTACATCGCCATCAAGCGCAGCAAGTCAGCCGAGCGAGTGCTTCCCTTCGACGAAGTGAGCGGCGACGTTACGGCGGTGATCAAAAACCAGAAGATGCAGCAGGCGCAGCAGAAATTCTACGGAGAGCTGCTCTCCCGCGCGAATGTGAAGGTGCTGGACGCCTCCATATTCCCCGAGGAAAAGAAGCCCGAGGCGGCCTCCGCCGACCAGACGGCGCCCGCGGCCTCCGAGGATAAGAAAGACTGACGCGAAAGCGGCAAACGGACAAAAGATAAACATACTGAAATGGCCGGAGATGACTCCGGCCATTTTTGTATGCTTCGCTGGGTGATTTGGCCTTTCCGGCGCGTACGCGCCGCTATATATTTTAAGTATGAACCGCTGCGTGGTGGGCGGAACTATATTCGTGCCCACCATAAAACAGATAAAATATAAAACAGAGGTGTAATTGCCATGATAACGAAAAAACTTATTGATTTACGGGGAAAGGCAGCCGTGGTCACGGGAGCGGCCGTGGGGATCGGAAAGGCCTCCGCGATGATGCTGGCGCGCTCCGGGGCCGCCGTCGCGCTGCTGGACAGAAATTATGACGCGGCGGCGCTCTCCGCCTCTGAGATCGCCTCGGAGTGCGGCGTACAGACGAAGGCCTACCGCTGCGACGTCCTCGCCGAGCTGGACAGCGAGGCGGTAATTGAAGAGGCGGCGAGGGATTTTGGCGCGATAAACATCCTTGTCAACAACGCGGGCGGCGGCGGAGGCGGCAGGGAAGTATTCGACGGACTTACGGACGATTACGTCAATAAAATATTCGGGCTCAACGTCTACAGCATATTCAGATTTTCACGCCTTTGCCTCCCCCATATGGAGCGCGCCGGGTACGGTTCCATTGTAAACATCAGCTCGATGGCGAGCGTCATGAGCAGCGTGAATATATCCGTCTACAGCGCCTCAAAGGCTGCCGTCAACGCGCTGACGCGCCAGATGGCGATCGACGTCGCCCCGGTCCGCGTGAACGCCGTCGCCCCCGGCGCGGTAAAGACCGAGGCTCTGGCTTCGGTGCTCACGGAAGAGATGGAACGTAAGATGCTGGCCTCGACGCCGCTGCACCGGCTTGGCACGCCCGAGGATATCGCCTCGGCGGTGCTGTTTTTCGCCTCTCCGATGTCTTCCTGGGTATCGGGGCAGACCCTGATCGTCTCCGGCGGCGGCGCGCAGGTACTGGAATGAGCATTACGGCGAAATAAAAACTATTTTATTATCGTACCCTTGTCAGATTTCACGCTCTTATATACACTGGGCTTAAACAATCTTGGTAAAGGGCTGATTTGGTTATGGACATTGAAAACGTGCTGCGCCGCTTTGAGAAGCTGCTCGCGCGGGGCCGCGTGGGCGAAGCCGGGCAGTATCTGGAAGAGACGGCAGCCGTTAGCGAAAGAGGCGGCGACGGCCTCGCGGAGGCCTCATGCCGTAACGAACTGACGGGTTTTTGGCGCGTCTGCGGCCAAAGAGAAAAAAGTTACGCCTCCGCGGAAAGAGCCTTAGCCCTGCTTTCAGAGAATGGCCTTGCCGGAAGCATCGACTACGCGACGGCTCTGCTGAACTACGCCACCGCTAAATCCGCCTTCGGCGAGAGCGCGGAGGCGCTGCCGCTTTACAGGCGGGTGGAGGAGTGTTACCGGGAGCTGCTGCCGGCCTCCGACTACCGCCGCGCGAGCCTATACAACAATATGGTGCAGGCTCTGCTGCGGGACGGGAATACGAAGGAGGCGGCGGAATATTTTGAAAAATCCCTGCGTCTGCTGGCGGAGATGACAGATGTCGATTCCGAGAGGGCGACCTGCAATACCAACATCGCCTTCTGCCTGCTCGCGGAGGGACGGCTCGACGAGGCGCAGAAGTCGCTTGAAGTGGCGGAAGAGGGCTTTCGCCTCCTGCCGGGCGATCCCCATTATGACGGTGCGCTCTCCTGCCGTGGGCGGCTGGAATATCTGCGCGGTAGGTACGAAGAGGCCGCCGAGGCCTACCGCCGGCTGGCAAACAATATTGAGGGGCGTTTTGGGCGCAATATAAACTACGCGGCGGCCTGCCGCAGCTGCGCCAAGGCCTTCGCCGCCGCGGGCCTCGCCGACGAGGCGGAGCGTTTCCGCCTGCTGGCTGAATCGGCCTGCAGATAGAGGAATATTGGAGGGGATCGGAATGCAGGGACTTGAACTATGCCGCCTGTTTTATCTACAGCATGGCGCGCCTCTGATCGAGAGCCGTCTTGGCGAAAGGGCGCGCCGCGTCGCTGTCGGGCTGGCGGGGCAGGGTTCGGACTGCCTCGGATTTGACGACGAACTCTCGCGCGACCACGACTTTGGTCCCGGCTTTTGCCTGTGGCTGACGGACGAAGACGACGAGGAATTTGGCGATGAGCTGCGGCGGTTATACGCGGAGCTGCCTAAGTTGTTCCTCGGATATGCCCGCAACGCCACGCCTCAGGGCGCGGACAGAGTCGGCGTGATGCGTATAAGCCGTTTCTACGCGCAATATACGGGCTGCCGCGATATTCCCTCCGGCGCCGCCGCCTGGCTGCGCATCCCGGAACACCTGCTGGCCGCCGCCACCGGCGGCGAAATATTCCGCGATGAACTTGGGGAATTCAGCCGCGTCAGGAAGGGCCTGCTTCCCTGTTACCCCGATGACGTGCGCCTGAAAAAACTGGCGGCGCGAGTTTTCGTTATGGCGCAGGCGGGACAATATAACTACGGCAGGATAATGAAGCACCGCGACGAGGTGGCGGCGGCACTCGCTCTGGGCGAGTTCGTCAAAGCCGCCCTCTCCGCCGTGCATCTGCTTAACCGCGGCTACGCGCCCTACTACAAATGGGCCTTCCGCAGCGCGCGCCGCCTGCCGCTGCTCCAGGAGGCGGTCGCCGGGCTTGAGGCCCTCTATTCACCGGGAGCCGACCGCGAAACGCTGATAGAATCTATCTGTTCCCTGGTTGGCGGCCATCTGGAAAGAGAGGGGCTCTCCTCCGCGAAAGATACCTTCCTGGTCGCGCACGCGGAGGAGATAATGCGGCGAATAAAGAGCGATTATCTAAGGAATTTAGGCGTTATGGTGGGGTAGAGAAAATGGAAAAGCTGATCGACGAAATAATCGGACTTGAATGGCGCTTCTTCGACCAGGTGCGGAACGAGGGCGGGCGGGCTCCATGCCAGGATGACTGGGAGACCTTCCGCATCATGCGCGGCAGCCAGTTCATGGCCTGGAACAGGCCGCTGCTGGAAAGCTGGCACGAGGATCTTTTACAGGCGCGTGAGCGGGGAGACAATCCGATGACGGAAAAATACGGTTATATGATGTGTATCGCCGACCCCGAGGCCAACCGAGGGCTGGCGGCCAGCCTGCCGCCGGTCTCCGAGGAAAAAAGGGCGCTGAGCTGGAAGATCATCGGGCGGCTCGTGCCGCAGAACGAGGCCTTCGGCAGACGTTACCCGCTCCTCGCCGCCCACGCGCGCCCGCTGCGCACGGCGGACGAGAGCGGTGGGGAGACGACCTCGATGGAAACCTACCAGCTGGGGGAGCTGTGGACCTATTCACAGCGGACCCTGACGCTGCTTGACGAACATCTGAGGGATTTAGAGACGGCGGGGATAAATTATCCCGAGCTGGTGATCCGCAGCAGCCTTCTCCAGAGAGGCTTTCCCGGCCTTGAAGAGGCGGAGGCCTTCCTGGCGAAAAGACAGAGAGGCGTTTAGATATCTTTCTTTGACAGGCACCGGATAAAAGACTGAGGAACAACGGTAAAAAGTAAGAGAGGGAAGGGGATAAAAACATCCCCATCCCTCTCTTTGTACAGTCAAAGATTATCCGCTATCCGCCGCAGCTTCAGCTGCGGATCTTTTTTATGCTGATGCCGGTCACCGCGTAAAAAATGGCGAACATAAAGCCCGTATAATTCATGATCGCCCACGGCAGATAATCGAGAGTGGAGATCCCGAGAGTGGCGGCCATGTACGCGGCCCCTCCCGTCCAGGGGATAAGCGCCGTCACAACGGTTCCAGAGTCCTCCAGTGTGCGTGATAAATTACAGGAAGCCAGCCCTCTGGCCTTATATACGTCGCCGAAGAGTTCCGCTGTGACAATTATGGATAAGTACGAGACGCCGCCGATGATGCTCATCAGCAGGGATGCCGCGACGGTGCTGCTGATGATGCCGGCGTCGGTCTTTACCTTTGTCTGCAGCTTCTCCAGCATCACCTCCAGGCAGCCCGTGCAGGAGACGATGCCGCCAAAGACGAAGGCGCAGTACGTTATCAGTAGTATCCCCATCATGCTGCTCATGCCGCCGCGGTTCAGCAGCCTGACCACCGCGGAGCTGGCGGCCACCGCGTCGAAGCCGGCCTTGTGCACCATATTGACGTTGAAGCCGCTGGCGCAGGCGGAGCAGACGTCGTTGAAAGAAAAACCCTGAATAAAGATCGCTAAAAGACAGGCCACTACGCTTGAGACGAACATAAGCGGCGCGGTCGGATACTTCATGGCGCTGCCCACCATGACGATCACCAGCGGCAGCAGCAGCAAGATATTCCAGTTATAGATCTGGTTGAACTGCGTCATCATCGTGGAGACGAGTTCCGAGCTGACTGCCTCTTGGGAACCGTTGAAACCGGCGATCAAATATACCGCCATTCCCAGCAGGCTTGCCGGCACCGTCGTCCAGAGCATATGTCTGATATGTTCGTAGATATCCGTATTCGTTATCGCCGCCGCCAGCACGGTCGTATCCGACAGGGGGCTCAGCTTGTCGCCGAAATAAGCGCCGGCAACGACCGCTCCCGCGGTGATCGGCAGCGACATTTGCAGCGTGGCGGCGATACTCATGACCACGATGCCGATAGTCCCAACCGCGCCGTAAGAGGTTCCCGACAAAACCGATACGATCGCCGTGGCCAGAAAGGCGGTCAAATAGAGCACCCGTGTGTCGATGATCTGTATTCCGTAATAGATCATCATCGGCAGCGTGCCGGAGATCATCCATGAGCCGATCAGCATCCCCACCGACACCAGAACTAATAGCGCGCCCGTGGACTGGCCGATCTTATCTGATATCGCTTTTTGCAGATCGGACCAGGTGTAGCCGAGATAATAGGCGACGATCGCCGCCACCACGCTCGGCAGCAGCAGGATGATGGGGATCGGTAATTTCAGTATCGGAAATCCCACCCCGACGAAAAACAGCATTGCGATCATTGGTAAAAGGGCGACAAACATAGTGGGACGGCGTTTCTCATTTGACGGATGACTCTTATTGGCCTCTGTCATTTTATTCCCTCCTCAGGATTTATCAGGCTTTACGCGGCGAAAGACACCCATTCTGGTACTGGGAGCTGAAAAAGGGCCTCTTATCGGCCGCTCAAAGCCATTTCTGCCAGTTGAACTCTTCCGGTTGGTTTACGGACGGAGCCATCGCCGTAATATCCTCATAACAGGCCAGCGGTATCGTGTGACGGATGGCTCCGTGGCGGCACTCCAACGCGCAGACGCCGCAGTGGCTGCATTCGTCCGGGTAGGCGACGACCGGCTTCTTTTTCTCGCCGTCCCAGCCTATCACATCGTTCGGACAGTGATTATAGCAGGCTCCGCAGCTCAGACACTTATCATAGATGATCTCCACGCTCATATTTACGCCTCCTTTAACTCAGGCACCTCGCGGGTCCCGATCGTCATCTCGCCGCCGTCGTCCCTCTCGATGACCACCCACTTCTCCCACGCGGGATCGGTGTCGGGATAATCGGTGCGGTAGTGGACATAATTTGCCAGATGGCGGAATCTGGTCTCCTTTCGGTACAAAGAGGCCCTGATATGCATCTCCGCGTAATCGATGATGCTTCTGGCCTCGCAGCAGCGCATCAATTCGTGGGGGCTCTCCGCCGTAAGCTTATCCGTAAAGTCCCTCCTGTAATCCAAGAGCTTTCCCAGCGCATATTCCATCATGTTCTCGCTCTTGAAATAACCGACGTCGTTCGTGACGAGCTCCCGCACGGCCAGTTCCAGTTCTTTGGGATTTATGCCCTCTCCCCTGGCCAGGGGTGCGCATATCTCTTCCTCAAGGCGGCGCAGATACGCCTCCGGCGCTTCGGGCTGCCCGATAGCGGAGGCATATACCGACGCCTCCTCCGCCGCGATATCCCCGGTGACGCTCGCTCCGACTATCGCCCGCGCGAAAGCGGTCGTGGCTCCGGCGGCGTAGAGTCCGGGAACGGAGGTCCTCAGCCTTTCGTCAACGAGCGGTCCTCCCATGACGCAGCAGGGGTCCAGCTTCATCGGTATAAGGTCCTTTCTTATATCAAGGTTCCGCTGCTTAAACCATTGCTTTGTGATGGGATATTCGTTCGACATCTCCCTCTCATACATCTTCAGGGCATCTTCGGGCACGTCCCTTAAATCCCAGTAAAGCGGGCTTCGGCCTTCGATGATCTCCTTCTGCATGATGAAGCAGCGCATGATGCTCTCCTCTGGGGTGTTCAGCAGGACCTCCCCGTTGCGGTTGATGAGCTTACCCATTTTATCGAACGGCTTGACTCCGACGATGCCGCCCCCGGCTCTGACAGTGACATAATCCCAGTAAAGGAACTCCATGTTGACCATCTTCGCCCCGGCATGGTAGGCCATCGTCTCCGCGTCGCCGGTATTAGTCGGTGAAAAATAGGTGTTGAATGGGCCGTCCGGCGCGATATACTGCCTGGTCGTCTCTCCGGTGCAGAGTATCGTCGCTTTGGCTATAAAGGCCGTGAGCTCGCCGCTTCTCGTGTTAAGCCCCACCGCGCCGATCACGCGGCCTCCGTCTTTGATAAGCTCGATGCCCATCGTCCTTTCATAAATCTTTGTCGTTGTTTTTTCAACGGCCTTTCCAAGCTTGACCTTGGTGTCCACCCCTCTGTATGAAATACAGCAGAAATGGCGTTCCGGGATACGCCAGATAAAATAACTTCCGTCGTCCTCCCTGAGAGGAACGCCGAACTCCTCCAGATCCTTCACGCGCTCATAGGCGTGCACGTCGACCACCAAAGTCACATTGGGGTCCACCAGATCCTTCTTCGCTGACGCCGCGTATTCCCTGGCCTCATCATAACTTATCGATTCGGGATGGACTCCGATAGAGACATGGTCCATTCCGGGACCGACGCTCCCGCCGCGCCGCAGCGTCGCCTTATCAAGAAGGGCTACGCTCTTTCCCATCTTACTGGCCCTTATCGCGGCGAAACATCCGGCGATGCCTCCGCCAATGACCAGTATCTCAGTATGTACTATTTTCATGACCGCACCCCTGTTATCATAAAATTTTTAACAGCATCGGTTACTCAATCGTGATCTAAAGATGTTCTTTGCCTGATGCCACGATTATCCAATAGTTTTTTTTATAATTCCAACAACAATAAATGGTGATACCACAAAATAAATTTGTGGCGTAATGGAAAGGTTTTTACTCTTTGCCGGGGCGGCTTTTGCCGTATGCGCGGCGCGCTGCCGTCGGATATTCGGGCGGCGTCAGTTTCGTGAGGTATGATGTACGATAAAATCGATAAATCTGTCAGTGGCGCGACTTAAAGGCCTGCCCCTCCGGCGGACCAGTCCATATTTCCACACCATATCTTCGTCCGCGAGCGGTATCTTGAGGCAGTGCTCCATATCCATATCCCGCGTGATATATTCCATACAGATGAAGACACACATGTTCATCTTTACCATGCTCAGCAATATCCCGCTTTCACCGCTTTCGACGATAAATTCAGGCGTGAACCCGTGACGGCGGCAGCACTCCACGAGCTTATGATATACCTCATAATACTTGTTAAGAGAGACGAGCTTTTCGTTTCTTAAATCAGCAACGCTAACCGACCCTCTGCCTGCCAGCGGACTTTCCCTGTTGACCACGGCATAAATTCTTTCCTCACCGACGGGAATATATTCCATATCAGTAATATCATGGGGGCGGGGGCAGAGCGCAATGTCGGCCGTGCCGTTCAAGACGTTCTCAACGCAGGCGGTATCGGAGCTTTCTATGCCTTTTAACTCGATATCCCGGTTTGCTTCGCGGAACCGGAAGAGCATGTCGGGCGAACAGGCCTGTAGAACGCCTGGCGCGAGCCCCAGAAAAAGCGGTTCCTTGATCCTCTCGAACCGGGCGCTTAATTCCAGCGTCATTTCGTCAAAATTCCTCACCAGAGGGATAGACAGGTCGCGCAGAATATCTCCCACCGCCGTAGGCACGATGCCGTTGGGCGTGCGCTCAAAGAGAGCGCGCCCCAACTCCCTTTCCAGCGTGATGATGGAGCTGCTCAAGGCCTGCTGGGAGAGGAAAAGATTTTCCGCCGTTTTTGTAAAACTTCCCGTTTCATACAAATCCAAAAAACGTTTCAGTTGTTTTATATCCATTCCGCATCACCGCCGGCGTCCTTGAACTTAAGAGATAGTCAGACTGCTCCTATTATAAGGCATCATAGTGAAAGGCAGGGCGGCGGGATAAATTATTTAACCACAGCTGTGGGCGAAAGCGGCGGCGCGAAACCATTTGCCGTTGCAGGGATAAAAAAAGACTGCCCCGCGCGGGGGCAGTCTCAATATATCGCGGCCTCTGCGCCGCCTGTAACAGAGGGTCGTCCGTCGGGATCGCGGGATTACATAAGCTCCAGCGCTGACTGCAGGACCAGACAGACCCCGGTGATACCCGCCCAGCAGGAGGCTCCCAGAAGGATAGGCTTGCCGCCGTTCTTTATAAGTTTGACGATATTCGTATTCAGGCCGATGGCCGCCATCGCAAGGATGATAAAGAACTTACTCAGCTCCTTTACGGGGCCGAACGTGGAGGCCGAAACGCCATAGCTTACGGCCACGGTCGTTATGACGGAGGCGGCGATGAAGAAGAGGATAAAAAACGGGAATATCTGTTTCATGTCAACTTTGCCGCCGTAGCCCTCCTTTTCCTTGCGCGCATACGTAGTGGCTAAAATCAAAGTGATGGGGATGATGGCCAAGGTTCTCGTCAGCTTTACCGTCACGGCTTTATCCAGCGTAGCCGAGCCGAGATTCCACATACTGTCCCATGTCGCGGCCGTGGCCGTCACCGAAGATGTATCGTTGACCGCGGTACCCGCGAAGATGCCGAAAGGCTCTCCCGAAGCGATGTTAAAGCCGATCATCTGACCAAGTGCCGGGAATACGAGCGCGGCCACCACGTTAAAGAAGAAAATTACTGAGATCGCCTGCGCGACCTCCTCCTCGTCGGCGTCGATCACAGGCGCCGTGGCGGCGATCGCGGAGCCGCCGCAGATGGAGGAACCGACACCGATCAGCATCGATATCTTCGAGGGAATGTGCATCGTCTTATGCAGCGCGTAAGCGACCAGCAGGGAGACCGATATCGTGCAGATAATGATCGGGAGCGACTGCCTGCCAGTCTGTAACACGACGTTGAGGTCCATTCCGAACCCCAGCAGGATTACGGCCCACTGCAGCACCTTCTTGGAGGTAAACTTGATGCCGGAATCGACCTTTGACTTATCCTTCAAAAATATCGTCAGCAGCATCCCCGCCAAAATAGCGATGACCGCGCCTCCGACGATGGGAAACATCTTTCCCAGAAACCAGGCCGGAGCGGCGATCGCAAAGCAAAGCATAATTCCGTATCCATTCTTTCTCACAAAGTCCATCTTCATTAAACCCTCTTTCTTAATAATCAGCGATGATAGGCGTATTATAAGCATGTTTTACTGAAACTCAAAATTATAAATATTGATGAAACGATAAATTTAGGTTATGATAAAAATGGATGAAAAAGAAATTTTTCAGCTAAAGGCTTGGATATTGGAGAAAGAGGGCAAATCGTACCTCTAAACGCCATTTTATTTTGGCGGGTACAGAGATAAGTAGCAGTTTATCTTTTGACTTTGTCCTTAAAGGCGCCCTCTGTGAGGGAGCTGGCTCGGCGATGTTTTTTCGCCGAGACTGAGGGAGAGTTGACCTTATGTTCTCCCGCGGCTTTTGCCGCGGGCTCTGTTTGGCGCGGAAACCGCTCCAAACAGAGCAACACTCCTTCCGTCTCGCCGCAAAAGCGGCGGCGATCCACCTTCCTCAGAGAGGAAGGCTTTTAGAAAAAAACGCCGTTTATCATCGATAGGCTGAAAGCTAAATCGTAGTTTGACAAAATAGGAGATGCTTTGATGCTGGATTTTAGAATAAAGACATTTTTAAGCGTATGCAAATACATGAACCTCACCTACGCCGCGGAGGAGCTGCACATCACACAGCCGGCGGTATCGCAGCAGATACGTTACCTGGAAAAACTATACGGCGTGAGGCTGCTGGCCCGCGAGGGGAAAAAAATAAAGCTGACACCCGCGGGAGAGGTACTTCTCTCAACGATGATGCTGCTGCGAAACGACGAGAGCACGATGATCAAGCGTATGCGGCAATACAACGAAAAGAAAAAGGCCCTGATATTCGGCGTGACCCTTACGATCGGCAAATACGTTATAGTTTCGCCTCTGGCGCAGTATCTTAAAAAACATCCCGAGACGGACATTCATATCAAATATGGCAA
This window contains:
- a CDS encoding DUF4037 domain-containing protein; protein product: MQGLELCRLFYLQHGAPLIESRLGERARRVAVGLAGQGSDCLGFDDELSRDHDFGPGFCLWLTDEDDEEFGDELRRLYAELPKLFLGYARNATPQGADRVGVMRISRFYAQYTGCRDIPSGAAAWLRIPEHLLAAATGGEIFRDELGEFSRVRKGLLPCYPDDVRLKKLAARVFVMAQAGQYNYGRIMKHRDEVAAALALGEFVKAALSAVHLLNRGYAPYYKWAFRSARRLPLLQEAVAGLEALYSPGADRETLIESICSLVGGHLEREGLSSAKDTFLVAHAEEIMRRIKSDYLRNLGVMVG
- the nhaC gene encoding Na+/H+ antiporter NhaC; the encoded protein is MTEANKSHPSNEKRRPTMFVALLPMIAMLFFVGVGFPILKLPIPIILLLPSVVAAIVAYYLGYTWSDLQKAISDKIGQSTGALLVLVSVGMLIGSWMISGTLPMMIYYGIQIIDTRVLYLTAFLATAIVSVLSGTSYGAVGTIGIVVMSIAATLQMSLPITAGAVVAGAYFGDKLSPLSDTTVLAAAITNTDIYEHIRHMLWTTVPASLLGMAVYLIAGFNGSQEAVSSELVSTMMTQFNQIYNWNILLLLPLVIVMVGSAMKYPTAPLMFVSSVVACLLAIFIQGFSFNDVCSACASGFNVNMVHKAGFDAVAASSAVVRLLNRGGMSSMMGILLITYCAFVFGGIVSCTGCLEVMLEKLQTKVKTDAGIISSTVAASLLMSIIGGVSYLSIIVTAELFGDVYKARGLASCNLSRTLEDSGTVVTALIPWTGGAAYMAATLGISTLDYLPWAIMNYTGFMFAIFYAVTGISIKKIRS
- a CDS encoding LysR family transcriptional regulator; protein product: MDIKQLKRFLDLYETGSFTKTAENLFLSQQALSSSIITLERELGRALFERTPNGIVPTAVGDILRDLSIPLVRNFDEMTLELSARFERIKEPLFLGLAPGVLQACSPDMLFRFREANRDIELKGIESSDTACVENVLNGTADIALCPRPHDITDMEYIPVGEERIYAVVNRESPLAGRGSVSVADLRNEKLVSLNKYYEVYHKLVECCRRHGFTPEFIVESGESGILLSMVKMNMCVFICMEYITRDMDMEHCLKIPLADEDMVWKYGLVRRRGRPLSRATDRFIDFIVHHTSRN
- a CDS encoding ferredoxin family protein, with the protein product MSVEIIYDKCLSCGACYNHCPNDVIGWDGEKKKPVVAYPDECSHCGVCALECRHGAIRHTIPLACYEDITAMAPSVNQPEEFNWQKWL
- a CDS encoding FAD-dependent oxidoreductase, whose translation is MKIVHTEILVIGGGIAGCFAAIRASKMGKSVALLDKATLRRGGSVGPGMDHVSIGVHPESISYDEAREYAASAKKDLVDPNVTLVVDVHAYERVKDLEEFGVPLREDDGSYFIWRIPERHFCCISYRGVDTKVKLGKAVEKTTTKIYERTMGIELIKDGGRVIGAVGLNTRSGELTAFIAKATILCTGETTRQYIAPDGPFNTYFSPTNTGDAETMAYHAGAKMVNMEFLYWDYVTVRAGGGIVGVKPFDKMGKLINRNGEVLLNTPEESIMRCFIMQKEIIEGRSPLYWDLRDVPEDALKMYEREMSNEYPITKQWFKQRNLDIRKDLIPMKLDPCCVMGGPLVDERLRTSVPGLYAAGATTAFARAIVGASVTGDIAAEEASVYASAIGQPEAPEAYLRRLEEEICAPLARGEGINPKELELAVRELVTNDVGYFKSENMMEYALGKLLDYRRDFTDKLTAESPHELMRCCEARSIIDYAEMHIRASLYRKETRFRHLANYVHYRTDYPDTDPAWEKWVVIERDDGGEMTIGTREVPELKEA
- a CDS encoding DUF4125 family protein, whose translation is MEKLIDEIIGLEWRFFDQVRNEGGRAPCQDDWETFRIMRGSQFMAWNRPLLESWHEDLLQARERGDNPMTEKYGYMMCIADPEANRGLAASLPPVSEEKRALSWKIIGRLVPQNEAFGRRYPLLAAHARPLRTADESGGETTSMETYQLGELWTYSQRTLTLLDEHLRDLETAGINYPELVIRSSLLQRGFPGLEEAEAFLAKRQRGV